A region of the Oncorhynchus clarkii lewisi isolate Uvic-CL-2024 chromosome 4, UVic_Ocla_1.0, whole genome shotgun sequence genome:
TATATACCATTGTTTTATAAATATGCAATCCTCATGTCTTACCTTTCTTATGTTGAGATTTCACTTTTCTTGTTAAATTAATCTCACCTAACCCGACAACTCGCTAAAACTTGATTTTAGTTCAAATCTGCATTTAATCTAAGATGAGGATTACTCTCTGTCTGGTAAACCGGCCCCACAAACtacaataaaacaaaaacattttgtaCAGGTTGGATATGAATAACTTTGGGTGGTCCATATACTAGATTGTCGGCCACCTGCATGGTGTGCAGGCTGGGGAATGCTTCTCAGTGGGGCTCTGTGGTACTCTGCTACAGGGTGGATCTCCATGGAGAATGACCTGAGGGTGGGGCATGCATTCAGCAGGGACTCCATGAGAGCAGGATGGGTCAGGGACCCCACACTTAGCTCAATCAGGGAGCAGCCTGGTGTAGCAGACAGCTGCTGGAGAGACTCTGCCAGGCTCAACGCATCACCCTCCTCAAAGGTCCCTGCAGACAGAGGCATCAACAACAGAAACACTCGGCCTGTGTCCGAATACACCCTATAGCCTTTATAGTACCCCATTCCCCTTACCCTGGTAGTGCACAataaagtgaatagggtgccatttgggaggcaaccAACGAGTGCATTCCACGTTCATAACTGTCCTTTTTAGCATACTCTTTCTTTGTAACAAACACATAAAAAACAATAGATTCTATAGATGATACACTTACAAGCACTTTGCAGGCTTAGAGAGTGGAGGCACAGCCAAGAAGGCAGGAGAGGAAGCAGTACAGGGAAGACTCCACCCCGGAAGTCATTGATCTTTAGTGAATGGATTTGCCCCTTGTGGCAAATCTCTGTCGAGTGACCAGCCGAGGGTATAAACATCTGGCACAATGGCTTGGGGACCATACATTGGCATGGAGTGCTGGTCAAGTCAAGCTCTGCCTTCGCAGAGGCAATACTCAACCTTGGACGCTTGCATGGGGTCCCACCATTATTATCTTCTTCATCAGGCTCCTCTTCCTCTGGGACCTGGCAGTTGGCTGCCTCAGCATCTCCAGCGCTGCTTCCTGCAGTGTTTGGCACCTGGCAACATTTGACCATCTCACCTTGCATGGACTCCATTGGACATTGGTGGCTTTTACTCCGAGGTCCCCTGCCATGAAGAATCCAAGCCAGCAGACGAGGATCTGGGCTCTGGTTTATGATGACATCACGGGCTGCCCCGTGGTCCAGTAAACGGTGCAGGGTGTATAAGACATCACTGGGCCACTCTCTGAGCTGAGTGCTCTCTCCCAGTTGAATGCATCTTACACCCTTCTCCAGAACGCTCAGAACGGACCTCCTCGCGAAGAAGTAGCCGTGTGGCCGTGATGTTCGAAGAACCAGGTGCTGGATGTATTTGGCCATGACTAAGAGAAGGGAGTTAAAGTCGACATTCAGGAGGTATTTTGTATCACCTCCGAACCTGAAGCCATAGAAGGCCAAGTTAAAGAGCTTATGCATGCTTATCTCCCTCCATTCATCTTCGGTGAGTATGGTCTGGAAAAGAAACAAGAATAACATAATAATTAGGGCAAAGGAACACATTCTCTAGAAGGTTTAGTTCAGAACTGTTGTTATAGGGTTCAGAACTAGTGTTTCAGGCTATAGATCACACATATCGCCAACCTTGGAACTAAAACTCGTTAGAACTAGTTATCCGGCTGTTGTTTTGTACTTTTCAACATTCTCAGTGGATTGCCTCACCTTAGTATGTGGTGGAGAGTGAAGTTAACTGCATGATGGAATTTAAATAGTGAAAAAGCCAGATGGTACAAAGGTGGATTATTATGTGGATAAGATACTTACACTCCCTTTGCGAGGCCCAGAGATTCTTCTCAATATTCCTGCCCACACAAAGGAGGTGGAGATTCCTGAAAGACagacaaataaaatgtttaatAGAATAGCAGTAGTTAGCTACCCTCTGTCTGAAAAATCAGCAGTGTGATTTGAGGCCTGTTGGGTGTTATATAACGCCGGTCCAGTATGTAATACTGATCTCTCCACTGACAGTCATAGTGAGAGCGTAGCTGACAGAGCCAACGACCAAAGCTAGGCTTTACAGTACTTACCTTTCCGGTTCACTGCAGGCTGAATTCTATCCAGATCAACAATGTTTAAATGCTGCAGGAGCTCCTTGATCAGTGAGATTGGTAGGTCTAAATGGGTAATATTAAAAACGGTTAATTTTCAGGATATTCAGTCTGCATTTTATCTTGTTTATCCTCTTTAGGATATACCGTCAGTAAGGAACATTCTAGCTAGTcattacacataagagtcattggaCAAAGGATTCTTCTGCatgggggagttttgttaagagccccAACGCTCAATCTGAACATTAACAAACGTCGCTTGAGGTACAGTTTTGGAAGCATTaggaccttatctttcatatctGCGAGAAATCTTTTGCAAAAAACCCAAGAAAAGGTCAAATTGATACCCACCTTGATAGGATTAGTGTGCCCAcacggccatatctccatgttgTTTGACTAATTGCCTAtctatactgaaccaaaatataaaatgcaacatgcaacaatttcaaagattttactgagttacagttcatataaggaaatcagtcaattgggccataatctatggatttcacatgactgggtacaCAGATATgcatacctttaaaaaaaaaagaaggtaggggtgtggatcagagaaccagtcagtatctgatgtgaccaccatttgcctcatgcagtgagacacacagagttgatcaggctgttgattgtggcctgtggaatgttgtcccactcctcttcaatggctgtgcgaagttgctggatattggcgggaactggaacacgctgtctaCAAGTCAAccaagagcatcccaaacatgctcaataggtgacatgtttggtgagtaagcaggtcatggaagaactgggacgttttcagcttccaggaattgtgtacagatccttgtgacatgggactGTATATaataatgctgaaacatgaggtgatggcagcagatgaatAGCATGACCATGGGCCTCaagatctcgtcatggtatctctgtgcattgaaattgacattgataaaatgcaattgtgtttgttgtccatagcttatgcctggccataccctaaccccaccccggggcactctgttcacaatgttgacatcgtTGGAGAcggtttatggtagagacattaacattacattatatggcaacagcgctggtggacattcctgcagtcagcatgacaattgcacactctttcatttcagctcatgaaacatgggagcaacactttacatgttgcatttatatttttgttaagtgtaGCATGCCcccgaacacctgtgtgtaagtgTAATTCAAGAAGTGTCGTTTCGTTGGATGGAGACACCCATAGCTGTATGGTTCTTCGCAAAACTCCTACAATATAGTTTATTTTGTATTTGAAGGATTCTTTATCGATGAAAGATATGGGGCATATGTTTCAAAAGCCGTATCGCAAGCTATGATTATTGACGTTTCTAAGAGTTAAAACTGCCTCGGGATTGTAGTTCACACGAGTCAGTTGTGGGCGAAGTTAATAATGGCTGAaaactgtagggagaaggcagaatgcCACCTAGCGTTTTCGAGAGCTAGTTTGGGTACCAGTCCATTCATGTATTGTACATGCATTAGCTAAAATAGCTGAGTAACACTTAGCTTTGATGCAACCAAGATCGTCCTTCGTCCagcacaatgtaaaaaaaaactccCTTGGTTGCATCGAAGATGAGACACTTACCAAGAGCTTTCTTGTCTAGAACATCCATGTGACGACTCACTGTTTTGATGCATATCTTCTTCAAGGTGGGTGTAATAGTGGAAGTAACTTTGGCATCCTGCCACTCCTTGGCTCTTCTAATTTGTTCAAGGTAAGGAGCAGGCATGCTCAGTATCAGATGAAAAACGAGGCAGATTAAATAAACATGCAGCAGATCAGCTCCACAGATTTCAGTCAGAGAATATTTGCTAATACTCAAGAGTTCAGCTGCGCTATTTCATAATTTAGGCataataccaacaacaacaaaaaggatAGCAAAAAACGAGCTAACTAACCAGCAAatggttttaaaaaaaattaaaactgcAGCTATCTCTTCAAATTGATGCAGGTTGTAGTTTGGTTCCTGTAGACTTCCGGTTAATCACTTTCTATCAAGACGTCATAGTAGGCAAGGATAAAGAAGTACTTCCGGATCACGTATTTTTGGAATCCTTCAGAATAATAGTCCCATCCTGTATAAATTGTAAATGAATAATTAGGGGTATAATTATGGAAAATATGCGCAATTATCTATATATTTCATACTCGTTATCATACAAATAATAATTAAACGTATTTCTATGAGATATGTCattattttataaaataaataaatgtcaagCCTAAATGGTCAACAATGTTTTTTGTGTGTACTTTGATCATTTATTGCACCATACAAATCTATCTGTAAATTGTGTCGCAGTAAAAGGCTGGTCCATTCTACTCAAGTTCAGCTGTCCAACTCCACAGAGTTTACACCCAGAGGAGCGTCGCTGCTCATTTGGCAGAGCGTATAGAGTGGCCCATCAACATAAATCCCAAAGTATTTTCCATATTGGACATACATATTGTACCATACAAAATTCTCTGTAAATTGTGTCACATTAAAAATGGCGTCCATTCTACTCAGGAGAACTTCTAGTTTTTAAATCCACAGAGTTTACACCGAGGAGTGACGCTGCTCATTTGGCCTCCCTTTTAGAGTGGCCCATCAACTTAAATCCAATCGTTTTTCATATTGGACATGCATATTGCCCATGTTTCTACAAATAAAGACTAACAAATCACAAACTGCTGGGAAACACCAATAAAAAGATGAGTCATCAGACAAGTAGAAAAGCACAACAACCCAAAACATAATTacacaaaataaatgtttaagAATTACAAGTCGTACATTGAAAGCTGACCTAAAATCTTTGTATTCAAACTTTGCAAATATAAACATTATAACTAATGCTTATGAATTTAAACAATATATTTACAAGAATATCAACACAACTTCCATTTGGTTCTTTTGTGATTTCAGCAAATGCCCTTGGCGAGGAACATCACATCTCAAAGGTCCCAGGCTTTCAGTTCCTGAAAGACAAAATTACACCTCTGAGAATCATGCACCATATAACATTCAACAGGTGGTTATTCTTTCACATCCAGTCTTGGAAAAGTACTTTAATTAATTATTTTCCAGTAAGATCACACTAACTATAGAGACCCAAAACCTCAAATTATGTCCATAAAGATTGTCTTTCAATAAACCCTCCAGTACAATTGATAAGATTACTTAATTCATTGTATGAGTCATTCATTACACAACAGGCGTTTCATAAAATTATATTTTCCTCAAATTCATGACTTCCTTGATCTCATTAgtcatttaaataaaaatatCTAATTTTTTAAAAATTGATATAAATAAGAATAATTCAGAAGGTAACTTGTCATTTCATGCAAGTCATTCAAAAATGAATATGTCATCTTAAATCTATATGAAAGTATAGAGCTTTAATTCATTATTCAGCTCCAACTTTCTAAGTAAATACTTAATTTCTGTCAACACATACGACCGACAGTCTCTCATACTCTTGTGACAAAATCGATTAATGCTTCCTCCAAAAAGGACTGATTTGGAAAACAAACATATAGATACCACAACTTCTGCTATCTGTATGTTTTATACATATAGGGCATTGATGACAGAATTCATAGTCGAGACTAATATCCACAAGAACTCCATTACATGCCAAGTATTGCATGGCCAGGTATTTTTGCAGTTGGTACATAATGCCCTCAAGCTCCATTTCATATAGCTGTAAGGAGTTCATTATTCTACAACTTAATGATATGTTTGTACCGTTTGTCACTCTCTGATTCTTGTCAATTACTATGGATACCCAATGTGAGGATCTCAGATTCACAGGTATTATCACTACCTCAAAACACCACCAATTGAACACTGCTTCTAGGACCTTTGGTAGAACATCTATGTCTTGCCAACAGACGTTATGCAATTCTTTGCTAACAAAAGAAGCAGGAGCCAttaatacattattttatttcttGTGAGATTTCACTTGACTGTTGTAAACATCTATAATCCCACCATTAAGCAACTTTCCATTTCTTAGTGTATCATAATCCTCTCTACTTGTTGGACATGGTAGGCACTTAGACGGACTGGGAATTTTGCCAGGTGAATGCTTGTCATTCCATTGGTCAGGGCACAAGTTAGTGGTCTGTTTCCGATGTGTTCTTCTATATGCTACCAAAACAAATGAAGCTTCAGAAAATAAATGTTAGACTAATTAAAAGATATAGGCTAGTGGAGATTTTGATCTTTGAGTACAGTTAATGTACCAAAGTTGATCCTAAGAGTTTgtgtacattttcaaaaatgtatatTTATCTGAAAATGTCATTACACTAGACAATTCATATGTGTGCTTGCTATGTCTGCTGGACAGAGTAAAATGTGTAGGTAAATAGTTTTATGTTGTCATAACCATTTTACTAGTAGTGTCTGTGGTGCATGGAGTACATAGCTTTGATGAATATTGCAAGAAGTATTGCACATGCTAGAAGTCCCGCTCTGTTGGGCCAATTGCTGTTCAAGATAACCTTTGATCCCGTCATCTGAAATGTATCTTACTTCAACGATAAGATCTTTCCTATTCTTGCTATCAACCACTGCCTTACTATTGGCTGCAAATTAGAACATCTAGACTGTGAATATATAGTAGATCATTGGTTAAGACATTTTCCAGAAGTACTTGTTTAGCAAAGACCTCAATGTTTGTCACATCATTGTATTTCACTCATTGCTCTACCGTCAACTGTGAAACCTTTAACAATTTTAATCTGTTCCACTGTTTGATGGCTTGAGAGAAAGGTGGACAACAAGGCCTATGTTCCTGGATAGCACTTTATAATCTAGATTGACATTCTGTTAAAGCTGACGTCTGACTAAGAAAGGCTAACATAGGTCAAGCGCAACCCTTAGCATAACAGATATTTTCTCCATCAATTTCTCCACGAGGGCAAATTTGAAAATAAATCACTCCGTCTGTGTTTTCATTACGCTTGGAAATGTATGATATATGCAGGTCATCTGCCTTCAATTCAAAACCATCAAAAATCAACTGTGACCAGTAGTGCCCCTTTTTTGCTGTTTTGCCTGCGTGGCATATTACCGAGCTCAATCTGTATGCCTGCCTGTTGTCGCCAGCTGGAATGTCAATACTATGAGATGGGGATATTGGATCTCGCCTTATATACCATCTGAAGTAACACATTTAATAAAGGATAAGAATACCTGGAGTGGCAGTCCATACTGTTTGTCTGACTAGCACTAAATCCCATTTTCTACAGGTACAGTGCCgtaagaaagtattcataccccttgactattccacattttgttgtgttaaagcctgaattcaaaatgtacatatagaaaaaatccagaataacaaagtgaaaacatgtttttagacatttctgcaaatttattggaaatgaaatacagaaatatctaatttacataagtattcacacccctgaatcattacatgttagaatcacctttggcagagattacagctgcgagtctttctgggtaagactctaagagctttgcacacctgttttgtgcaatatttgcaaattattagAAGAAAAATTCTTCacgctctgtcaagttggttgttgatcattgttagacagccattttcaagtcttgtcatacattttcaagtcgatttaagtcaaaactaactaggccactcaggaacattcaatgacgtcttggtaagcaactccagtgtatatttggcattgtgttttaggttattgtccttctaAAAGATGAATTTGTCTCCAAGTGTCTGTTGAATTTTGTTTCcacttagctctattccgtttctttttatcctaaaagaCTCCCTAGTCCtttccgatgacaagcatacccataacatgatgcagccaccacaatgcttgaaaatatgaagttgTACTTAGTGATATGTTGTgctggatttgccacaaacataaccttttgtattcaggacctaaagttaatttctttaccacattgtttgctgttttactttagtgccttattgtaaacaggatgcatgttttggaatatgttcatgtagaggcttccttcttttcactctgtcatttaggttagtattgtggagtaactacaatgttgttgatgcatccacagttttctcctttcacagccattaaactttgtaactgttttgaaatccctgagtggttttcttcctctccatcaATTAAGCTAGGAAGGATGATTGTAccgttgtagtgactgggtgtattgatacaccatccaaagtgtaattaataacttcaccatgctcaaagggatattacaTGTCTTCTTTTTGTATTTCTActaatctaccaataggtgcccttcttagCAAGGCATTgtaaaaacctccctggtctttgtggttgaatctgtgtttgaaattccctgctagactaagggaccttacagataattatgtGTGGGTTTCAGAGAAATCTGTTACATCTGCTCATGCCACTCCCTCTACTTCTCGTCCTGTGTCTCCCTAACCTGCCGCCACTCtcccagtgctctctccctcttcctctttgtgtgtgtgtgtgtgtgtgtgtgtgtgtgtgggggcgggggggggggggacagatgTGCTGGAGGCAGatcagatccccaccagctgcaacctgttccataatcaagatctcaacaaatactcagccctgccacttccatgCTGTAAGATTGTaacctctgctcagtcagtctgcgGTATATGCTGTCCGGCCATCGCACGGCCATatttttatatgtacatattcttattcattcctttacacttgtgtgtctAAGGTAGTTCATGAGCGTTTCGcgttcagagcacacactggacgctctggccaaaGAGTAGGGTTGTTCCGAacattctgacctcacaacagcagtcaagcacccaagctaactgactAACATTGGCTaccttgctagctacttccagaaacataatgagagaacaccccactctgaccattttactcgccctagcagagctggttaggctgttttcatgttatccagagcgttgatgACTGTAACTGtactgctggcaacaatttatttacgtttttttgccaatgtttactggCACCGGCCATATAGCGTAAATActtcagttattctgcgctctggcacactaaaATGAGCATATTTTGttcagacatgtagctagctagctaggtaaacaattaaccataatcccaactcatgacgctactaccctgcatgaatctacaggtagactaaccaaccaggttcaatgttagctagctaacattaagctATAACTAGTGTCTCTGAGATATGAATTATAAGATCATACACAAAACGTTAGTTAGCGAGtaagccagctaacgttagctagctagctaacagtacactttaacttgaaattaaaagACCTTATGTCAAAATTATAAACGTGAAATATATGAAAATGTTACCCGTGGTCTGAAATCGGAATAGATAGCCAGAACAAATTTACCAGCGAGTACGTATATCAacagcagcttcattaaatagaatctgcaaaacaccagtctcaacgtcaacagtgaagaggcgactccgggatgatgtccttctaggcagagttcctctgtccagtttctgtgttctttttcccatcttaatcttttatttttattggccagtctgagatatggctttttctttgcaactctgcctataaGGCAGATAATCATTTGATAATACAGAAAGTAACCACCACAGCACACAGcctagacaacgcaggagtggcttcgggacaagtctctgaatgtccttgagttgcccagccagagcccggacttgaacccga
Encoded here:
- the LOC139406750 gene encoding leucine-rich repeat-containing protein 41 codes for the protein MPAPYLEQIRRAKEWQDAKVTSTITPTLKKICIKTVSRHMDVLDKKALDLPISLIKELLQHLNIVDLDRIQPAVNRKGISTSFVWAGILRRISGPRKGSTILTEDEWREISMHKLFNLAFYGFRFGGDTKYLLNVDFNSLLLVMAKYIQHLVLRTSRPHGYFFARRSVLSVLEKGVRCIQLGESTQLREWPSDVLYTLHRLLDHGAARDVIINQSPDPRLLAWILHGRGPRSKSHQCPMESMQGEMVKCCQVPNTAGSSAGDAEAANCQVPEEEEPDEEDNNGGTPCKRPRLSIASAKAELDLTSTPCQCMVPKPLCQMFIPSAGHSTEICHKGQIHSLKINDFRGGVFPVLLPLLPSWLCLHSLSLQSAWTFEEGDALSLAESLQQLSATPGCSLIELSVGSLTHPALMESLLNACPTLRSFSMEIHPVAEYHRAPLRSIPQPAHHAELSLEKLCVKVPKLRTSVESLMCVLLRSPRLTSLHVSGINSSTGFSPSHLLNTVAESNRHLKDLTLEDINLSDCHGAIFQLLDNYCMLEALSLKDCRLLEKCSDKEDVVRQLVNSLKKVPSLQSVNLAQNRLAKTVTVLGELFKGPSPSTVKELDISSNFIQPPELLELGKLLETHRPPQRLLLSLKSNPLDRNIELRDTALGTLSHLCDLITDHWNSRDTMADHISIM